The Desulfovibrio sp. genome includes a region encoding these proteins:
- a CDS encoding NFACT RNA binding domain-containing protein has protein sequence MDAHLFRRFCEDLTPLLTGARVEKIQEPADGLLALMVYSGGRKRQLCLRFGRKEPFCFITSQRISVGRAPSAPIMRLRKYAAGRRIVACVARWSERCLWLLLGGGAEAPQLPPLPQQGQGESDTEQSPRLTWLLLDLREGPSLRFLPEDESPEDEQAVWPEPVQLADALNNWRQWPVLTPALRRTLACLEEPEQWALLEDLRAGGGDVFCYGPSAPGFDNASAPAMPRPVLAISAWPLPPEQQRALQGKDAEASSIAEFCGPDALNLTELAGQDMVLARLALDQAREAAQPLDRRARKLTKLLEKLREEENRLGKMMACQADALALQAELWRWPGDFRAASITVEEGPHGPAREIPLDLRYSVREQMARLFHSARRGQRGMEHLAVRRAALEDELASLRQARPGSLLGATAGAADEAASPGRAAGSGMAATLPKNVQMFISSDGFVLLRGRDSKGNLAARKLAAPHDIWLHAENGPGSHVIIRRAHGGQEVPPRTLDEAGALAACKSWQRDAARARIQYAEVRHVKPMRNAPAGTVRIDKSLPSREVPVDLALEETLLPR, from the coding sequence ATGGATGCCCATCTTTTCCGCCGTTTTTGTGAAGACCTCACCCCCCTGCTCACTGGCGCAAGGGTGGAAAAAATTCAGGAACCTGCTGATGGCCTGCTGGCTCTCATGGTTTACAGCGGTGGGCGCAAGAGGCAGCTTTGCCTGCGCTTTGGGCGCAAGGAACCGTTCTGTTTTATTACCTCACAGCGCATCAGCGTGGGCCGTGCGCCTTCAGCGCCCATCATGCGGCTGCGCAAATATGCCGCTGGTCGGCGTATTGTTGCCTGCGTGGCCCGCTGGAGCGAGCGCTGTTTGTGGCTGCTGCTTGGCGGCGGCGCAGAGGCTCCCCAACTGCCGCCATTGCCGCAACAGGGGCAGGGTGAGTCAGACACGGAGCAATCCCCGCGCCTGACCTGGCTGTTGCTTGATCTGCGCGAAGGGCCTTCGCTCCGCTTCCTGCCCGAGGATGAATCGCCGGAAGATGAGCAGGCCGTCTGGCCTGAGCCTGTGCAACTGGCGGATGCCCTGAACAACTGGCGGCAGTGGCCTGTGCTTACCCCCGCCCTGCGCCGAACGCTTGCCTGCCTCGAAGAGCCGGAACAGTGGGCCTTGCTGGAAGACCTGCGGGCTGGCGGCGGTGACGTGTTCTGCTACGGCCCCAGCGCGCCTGGCTTCGACAATGCCTCTGCACCGGCCATGCCGCGTCCAGTGCTCGCCATAAGCGCCTGGCCTCTGCCCCCGGAACAGCAAAGGGCCTTGCAGGGCAAGGATGCGGAGGCATCATCCATTGCTGAATTTTGCGGGCCGGATGCCTTGAATCTGACCGAACTGGCAGGGCAGGATATGGTGCTTGCCCGTCTGGCTCTGGATCAGGCGCGGGAGGCGGCCCAGCCTCTGGACAGGCGCGCGCGCAAGCTCACGAAGCTGCTGGAAAAACTGCGCGAGGAAGAAAACCGCCTTGGCAAGATGATGGCCTGTCAGGCAGACGCTCTGGCGCTTCAGGCCGAATTGTGGCGCTGGCCTGGGGATTTTCGCGCGGCTTCCATCACTGTGGAGGAAGGCCCGCACGGCCCGGCGCGGGAAATACCGCTGGATCTGCGGTATTCTGTGCGCGAGCAAATGGCCCGCCTTTTTCACTCGGCCCGGCGCGGTCAACGCGGCATGGAGCATCTGGCTGTGCGGCGCGCGGCGCTGGAAGACGAACTGGCCTCCTTGCGTCAGGCCCGGCCCGGCAGCCTGCTGGGCGCCACTGCGGGCGCTGCCGATGAGGCGGCTTCCCCCGGGCGCGCGGCTGGTTCTGGCATGGCCGCCACCCTGCCTAAGAATGTGCAGATGTTCATAAGTTCAGATGGGTTTGTGCTGCTGCGCGGGCGCGATTCCAAGGGCAATCTGGCCGCGCGCAAGCTTGCTGCCCCGCACGATATCTGGCTGCATGCGGAAAACGGCCCCGGTTCGCACGTGATTATCCGCCGAGCCCACGGCGGGCAGGAAGTTCCGCCTCGCACTCTTGACGAGGCGGGGGCGCTGGCCGCCTGCAAAAGCTGGCAACGCGACGCCGCCCGTGCGCGCATACAG
- the hemB gene encoding porphobilinogen synthase yields the protein MTTFHRGRRLRATPEIRTIMRETPPVLVEDLIQPYFVVETDDKGFRKEISSMPGQFQLSLAELEKQVEKAVDTGLKSVILFAIPAHKDEKASGAYAEDGIVQEAVRLLKHRWPKLFVITDVCLCEYMSHGHCGILMPDGEVLNDATLPLLAKTAVSHAAAGADMVAPSDMMDGRVAAIREALDEGDLTATPIMSYAVKYASAYYGPFREAAENTPASGDRKSYQMDPANAREALLEAFADLEEGADALIVKPAGPYSDIIRTVRDNTSVPLCAYQVSGEYSMIRAAGLNGWIDERAVMLESLTGLKRAGADMIITYFTETILREGLAR from the coding sequence ATGACCACATTTCATAGAGGCCGCCGCCTTCGCGCCACTCCCGAAATCCGCACCATCATGCGTGAAACCCCTCCTGTGCTTGTTGAAGATCTTATTCAGCCCTACTTTGTCGTTGAAACAGACGACAAGGGCTTTCGTAAAGAAATAAGCTCCATGCCCGGCCAGTTCCAGCTCAGCCTTGCCGAGCTGGAAAAACAGGTGGAAAAGGCCGTGGATACGGGCCTGAAATCCGTCATTCTTTTCGCCATCCCCGCGCACAAGGACGAAAAAGCTTCTGGTGCCTACGCTGAAGACGGCATCGTGCAGGAAGCCGTACGCCTGCTCAAGCACCGCTGGCCAAAGCTGTTCGTTATTACTGACGTCTGCCTGTGCGAATACATGAGCCACGGGCATTGCGGCATACTCATGCCTGACGGCGAAGTGCTCAACGACGCTACCCTGCCCCTGCTTGCAAAAACTGCGGTAAGCCATGCGGCTGCAGGCGCGGACATGGTGGCCCCCTCCGACATGATGGATGGCCGGGTGGCCGCCATCCGCGAGGCGCTGGACGAAGGCGACCTTACGGCAACGCCCATCATGTCCTATGCCGTCAAATATGCCTCAGCCTACTACGGCCCCTTCCGCGAAGCGGCGGAAAATACCCCGGCCAGCGGCGACCGTAAATCCTATCAGATGGACCCGGCCAACGCCCGCGAAGCCCTGCTTGAGGCCTTTGCCGACCTTGAAGAAGGCGCGGACGCCCTGATTGTGAAGCCCGCCGGGCCTTACAGCGACATCATCCGCACCGTGCGCGACAATACAAGCGTGCCCCTGTGCGCCTATCAGGTGAGCGGCGAGTACTCCATGATCCGCGCGGCTGGCCTCAACGGCTGGATTGACGAGCGCGCCGTCATGCTGGAATCCCTCACGGGCCTGAAACGCGCCGGGGCGGATATGATCATCACCTACTTTACAGAAACCATCCTGCGCGAAGGACTGGCACGATAA
- the ahbC gene encoding 12,18-didecarboxysiroheme deacetylase — MIGISKLYCGQVEPSDALRYGRESGKLPSHLLQFSKDKKPVVVWNMTQRCNLKCVHCYAHAIEVDGSDDINTEQAKTMIDDLAAYGAPVMLFSGGEPLVRKDLVELASHATSKGMRAVISTNGTLITKEKARELKEVGLSYVGISLDGMEAVHDKFRGVPGAFKKALEGIANCQAEGLKVGLRFTINKRNVSEIPGIFRLLKDLEVPRACFYHLVYSGRGSELIKEDLDHAETRHVLDLIMDETRALFDAGKPKEILTVDNHADGPYVWMRMKREDPKRAEEVFELLQYNEGNSSGRGIGCISWDGKVHADQFWRDHTFGNVLERPFSQIWDDPQIELLHKLKDKKTHVKGRCAKCQFLNICGGNFRARAEAYYGDEWAQDPACYLTDEEIGIK, encoded by the coding sequence ATGATAGGCATTTCCAAGCTGTATTGCGGACAGGTCGAGCCTTCCGACGCCCTGCGTTACGGACGCGAATCTGGCAAGCTGCCCTCGCACCTGTTGCAGTTCTCCAAAGATAAGAAGCCCGTTGTGGTCTGGAACATGACCCAGCGCTGCAACCTTAAATGCGTGCATTGCTACGCCCACGCCATTGAGGTTGACGGCTCGGACGATATCAATACCGAGCAGGCCAAGACCATGATCGATGATCTGGCGGCCTACGGCGCGCCGGTCATGCTGTTCTCTGGCGGCGAACCGCTGGTGCGCAAGGATCTTGTGGAACTTGCCAGCCACGCCACCTCCAAGGGCATGCGCGCGGTTATTTCCACCAACGGCACGCTCATTACCAAGGAAAAGGCCCGCGAACTCAAGGAAGTGGGACTTTCCTACGTTGGCATTTCGCTGGACGGCATGGAAGCAGTGCACGACAAGTTTCGCGGCGTGCCCGGTGCTTTCAAAAAAGCGCTCGAAGGCATTGCCAACTGTCAGGCCGAAGGCCTCAAGGTGGGCCTGCGCTTTACCATCAACAAGCGCAACGTGTCTGAAATTCCCGGTATCTTCCGCCTGCTCAAGGATCTGGAAGTGCCCCGCGCCTGCTTCTACCATCTGGTGTACTCTGGCCGTGGTTCCGAACTGATCAAGGAAGATCTGGATCACGCCGAAACCCGCCACGTGCTCGATCTTATCATGGACGAAACCCGCGCCCTTTTTGACGCCGGCAAGCCCAAGGAAATCCTCACTGTCGACAACCACGCCGACGGCCCCTATGTGTGGATGCGCATGAAGCGCGAAGATCCCAAGCGTGCCGAAGAAGTGTTTGAACTCTTGCAGTATAACGAGGGCAACAGCTCTGGTCGCGGTATCGGCTGTATTTCGTGGGACGGCAAGGTTCACGCCGACCAGTTCTGGCGCGACCACACCTTTGGCAACGTGCTGGAACGCCCCTTCTCGCAGATTTGGGACGACCCGCAGATCGAACTGCTGCACAAGCTCAAGGACAAAAAGACCCACGTCAAGGGCCGTTGCGCCAAGTGCCAGTTCCTGAACATCTGCGGCGGCAACTTCCGCGCCCGCGCCGAAGCCTATTACGGCGACGAATGGGCTCAGGATCCTGCCTGCTATCTGACGGATGAGGAAATCGGCATCAAGTAG
- the dksA gene encoding RNA polymerase-binding protein DksA yields the protein MDHKDLEYFRKLLSDMLEEAKQKGDSTLEELTDSNEVFADPADRATAESDRAFTLRIRDRERRLIRKIQAALTRIDDGTYGICEDCGDDISVPRLKARPVTRLCINCKAKQEEDEHLRGD from the coding sequence ATGGATCACAAGGATTTGGAATACTTTCGCAAGCTTCTTTCCGACATGCTTGAAGAAGCGAAGCAGAAGGGTGACAGCACCCTGGAAGAACTGACGGATAGCAACGAAGTGTTTGCCGACCCGGCTGACCGCGCCACTGCAGAATCCGACAGGGCCTTTACCCTGCGCATCCGTGACCGTGAGCGCCGCCTGATCCGCAAGATCCAGGCAGCCCTTACCCGCATTGACGATGGCACCTACGGGATTTGCGAAGACTGCGGCGACGACATCAGCGTTCCCCGTCTCAAGGCCCGGCCTGTGACGCGTTTGTGCATTAACTGCAAAGCCAAACAGGAAGAAGACGAACACCTTCGCGGCGATTAA
- the recA gene encoding recombinase RecA has translation MAKKPAMSQENARAEALGTALATIERKYGKGAVMKLSDDAHVNIPVIPTGSIGLDLALGVGGIPRGRISEIFGPESSGKTTLTLHIIAECQKMGGTCAFVDAEHALDIAYAKRLGVVTDELLISQPDYGEQALDIADMLVRSGAVDLVVVDSVAALIPQAELDGDMGETQVGGHARLMSHAMRRLTGTIHKSRTSVIFINQIRMKIGVTGYGSPETTTGGNALKFYSSVRLDIRRIQTLKDKEESFGSRTRVKVVKNKVAPPFRSAIFDILYGQGISRSGELLDLGIEAKIIDQSGSWFAFGNEKLGQGREKVRALLDENLDLRNQIEAKVVEFLGLNPKEFVPTEEDLDEGEAPAPTYE, from the coding sequence ATGGCGAAGAAACCGGCCATGAGTCAGGAAAACGCGCGCGCCGAAGCCTTGGGCACCGCACTTGCCACCATCGAACGCAAGTACGGCAAGGGCGCTGTGATGAAGCTTTCCGACGATGCCCACGTCAATATTCCCGTGATCCCCACAGGTTCCATCGGCCTTGATCTGGCCCTTGGCGTGGGGGGCATTCCGCGCGGGCGCATCAGCGAAATTTTTGGCCCGGAATCTTCGGGCAAAACCACGCTGACCCTCCACATTATTGCAGAATGCCAGAAAATGGGCGGCACCTGCGCCTTTGTGGATGCAGAACACGCTCTTGACATTGCTTACGCCAAACGTCTCGGCGTCGTCACCGACGAACTGCTCATTTCGCAGCCCGATTACGGCGAACAGGCGCTGGATATTGCCGACATGCTCGTGCGGTCCGGTGCGGTTGACCTTGTGGTAGTGGACTCTGTGGCCGCGCTTATTCCGCAGGCCGAACTTGACGGCGACATGGGCGAAACACAGGTGGGCGGCCATGCCCGCCTTATGTCGCACGCCATGCGCCGCCTCACCGGCACCATTCACAAATCGCGCACGTCTGTGATCTTTATCAACCAGATCCGCATGAAGATCGGCGTGACCGGCTACGGCAGCCCAGAAACCACCACTGGCGGCAACGCGCTCAAGTTCTATTCTTCCGTGCGCCTTGATATCCGGCGCATCCAGACCCTCAAGGACAAGGAAGAATCCTTCGGCTCGCGCACCAGGGTCAAGGTGGTCAAAAACAAGGTTGCCCCGCCCTTCCGAAGCGCCATTTTTGACATTCTGTACGGTCAGGGCATTTCGCGCTCCGGCGAACTGCTTGACCTCGGCATTGAAGCCAAGATCATCGACCAGAGCGGCTCGTGGTTTGCATTTGGAAACGAAAAGCTCGGCCAGGGCCGCGAAAAAGTACGTGCGCTGCTGGATGAAAACCTTGATCTGCGCAACCAGATTGAAGCCAAGGTTGTGGAATTTCTGGGCCTGAACCCCAAGGAATTTGTACCCACAGAAGAAGACCTGGACGAAGGGGAAGCCCCCGCGCCCACTTACGAATAA
- a CDS encoding tRNA(5-methylaminomethyl-2-thiouridylate) methyltransferase, which translates to MSDSPQIIVLFSGGLDSLLTAKLLERQGLAVRCLHFYSPFFGGEAVAARWRKIYDLDIVTQDVGPQFAAMLRQRPEHGFGKVLNPCVDCKILLLREARKYMESVGAKALASGEVLGQRPMSQRRDTLNVIMRDAAVADILLRPLCAKHLPPTPVEESGLVDRSRLLSIWGRGRTEQLNLAKEYGIKEIPTPGGGCRLTERENARRYWLVLTRLPEPSASDFTLANLGRQFWHSEGQNHYWLCVGRNSADNDLLGAAAGPDDLVLRMRDMPGPLALARNGALWPEDVLRTACQMTASYAPKAVATGGDVFVRARRGEEFTDISVPTQRCEDLWNEPAWDEIKGVIRAEARERQAAQDAAKAAAREARYEAERLEAGREDDPTGA; encoded by the coding sequence ATGAGCGATTCTCCCCAAATAATAGTATTGTTTTCCGGCGGGCTCGACAGCCTGCTTACAGCCAAACTGCTTGAGCGCCAGGGTCTTGCCGTGCGTTGCCTGCATTTTTATTCGCCCTTTTTTGGCGGCGAAGCTGTGGCGGCACGTTGGCGCAAGATTTACGACCTCGATATTGTTACTCAGGATGTCGGCCCCCAGTTCGCCGCCATGCTGCGCCAAAGGCCGGAACACGGTTTTGGCAAGGTGCTCAACCCCTGCGTTGACTGCAAAATACTGCTGCTGCGTGAGGCCCGCAAATATATGGAAAGCGTGGGGGCCAAGGCCCTGGCTTCGGGCGAGGTTCTGGGTCAGCGCCCCATGTCGCAACGGCGCGACACGCTGAATGTCATCATGCGCGATGCCGCCGTGGCAGATATCCTGCTGCGGCCACTGTGCGCCAAGCATTTGCCGCCGACCCCTGTGGAAGAAAGCGGGCTTGTGGACCGCTCGCGCCTGCTGAGCATCTGGGGCAGGGGCCGCACCGAGCAACTGAACCTTGCCAAGGAATACGGCATCAAGGAAATCCCCACTCCGGGGGGCGGCTGCCGTCTGACCGAGCGCGAGAACGCCCGCCGCTACTGGCTGGTGCTTACCCGTTTGCCGGAGCCGAGCGCCAGTGATTTTACCCTTGCCAATCTTGGCCGTCAGTTCTGGCACAGCGAGGGGCAGAACCACTACTGGCTGTGCGTTGGGCGCAATAGTGCGGACAACGACCTGCTGGGCGCGGCCGCAGGCCCGGACGACCTTGTCCTGCGCATGCGCGACATGCCGGGGCCGTTGGCTCTGGCCCGCAACGGGGCCTTATGGCCCGAGGACGTGCTGCGCACCGCCTGCCAGATGACAGCCTCCTATGCGCCCAAGGCCGTTGCCACTGGCGGGGATGTGTTTGTGCGCGCCCGCCGAGGCGAGGAATTCACAGACATATCCGTTCCCACGCAGCGTTGCGAGGATTTGTGGAACGAGCCTGCCTGGGACGAGATCAAGGGCGTTATCCGCGCTGAAGCGCGCGAACGGCAGGCCGCACAGGATGCCGCCAAGGCAGCAGCCCGCGAAGCCCGCTACGAGGCTGAGCGACTTGAAGCCGGACGGGAAGACGATCCAACTGGAGCCTGA
- a CDS encoding AsnC family transcriptional regulator, producing the protein MTQPTAHAATPATTETLMDSVDRQLLDIIQTGFPLTPRPYADLGQMLGIGEEEALERVRGLKARKIIRRLGANFQSAKLGFVSTLCAAKVPDDKMDEFVARVNACPGVTHNYLREHVYNIWFTLISPSREESQATLDALTEATGIAILNLPATKLYKIRVDFRMDADA; encoded by the coding sequence ATGACGCAGCCCACGGCCCACGCGGCCACCCCTGCCACCACAGAAACGCTGATGGACAGCGTTGACCGCCAGCTGCTGGATATCATCCAGACAGGCTTTCCCCTCACCCCGCGCCCTTATGCAGATTTGGGCCAGATGCTCGGCATCGGTGAGGAAGAAGCGCTCGAGCGTGTGCGCGGTCTCAAGGCCCGCAAGATCATCCGCCGTCTGGGGGCCAACTTCCAGTCGGCCAAGCTGGGCTTTGTGTCCACCCTGTGCGCCGCCAAGGTGCCGGACGACAAGATGGACGAGTTTGTGGCGCGGGTAAACGCCTGCCCCGGAGTGACGCACAACTATCTGCGCGAGCATGTCTACAACATCTGGTTCACACTTATCAGCCCCTCGAGAGAAGAAAGCCAAGCCACGCTTGATGCCCTCACCGAGGCCACCGGCATTGCCATTCTTAATTTGCCTGCCACCAAACTGTATAAAATCCGTGTGGATTTTCGCATGGATGCAGACGCCTGA
- the alaS gene encoding alanine--tRNA ligase, with translation MLTAKEIRSRYLDFFKRHQHEIVESGPIIPPNDPTLLFTNAGMVQFKKLFLGEEKRAYSRATTCQKCLRVSGKHNDLENVGRTARHHTFFEMLGNFSFGDYFKREAITWAWEFVSKELELPKEKLWVTVFREDDEAAAIWAEVAGLPADRIVRMGEKDNFWTMGDTGPCGPCSEIYVDQGEDMSCGPDCGIGKCDCDRFLEIWNLVFTQFDQSADGTRVALANPNIDTGMGLERMAAVAQGKRSNFDCDLFQEIIQYAASLANVSYSFSAPDTNDVDTALRVIADHSRSAAFLVAGGVLPSNEGRGYVLRRLIRRALRFATLIGVNEPFMYKVARKVTEVMGDAYPELTEHADFIARAVHEEEQRFSLTLQKGLELLDEELATLKAAGQTQIPGEFCFKLYDTYGFPLDIVTDVAEKRGFTADAKGFEKHMGEQRKRAREHQKKGGLLGQADGVNVFKPLLDAGVTSTFVGYERLTETSPLTLLLNAAGEEVADLGEGDTGYAITAATPFYGEGGGQAGDMGTLASTSGEARVLTTHKPAPTLLVHEIEVTKGELHKGGEATLKVDADQRKSTARNHTCTHLLHAALRRALGTHVKQAGSLVDPHRLRFDFSHIAALTPEELAAVERDVNRAIMADQPVAAREMPVAEAMATGAMALFGEKYGDIVRVLTVSGAEKGEPESVELCGGTHLERTGEAGAFMIVSESGVAAGTRRIEAVTGWNAYAQAVEQRAELAALSGILKARPGQLAERVTALQGDVKKLRKASEKAAAAPATGADLAARAQDVNGVRMLAAKLDNVPVKALREVMDDVRSRLTDNAVVCLATAEDGKVGLLLYVSKDLHGKFTAPALIKDVAAPCGGSGGGRPDLAQAGGTKADGIDEAFAVLKQRIEQ, from the coding sequence ATGCTCACCGCCAAAGAAATCCGCAGCCGCTACCTCGATTTTTTCAAACGCCATCAGCATGAAATTGTCGAATCCGGCCCCATCATTCCGCCCAACGACCCCACCCTGCTGTTCACCAATGCTGGCATGGTGCAATTCAAAAAGCTCTTTCTTGGCGAGGAAAAGCGCGCATACAGCCGCGCCACCACCTGCCAGAAATGTCTGCGCGTTTCGGGCAAGCACAACGACCTTGAAAACGTGGGCCGCACAGCGCGCCACCACACGTTTTTTGAAATGCTGGGCAACTTTTCTTTCGGCGACTATTTCAAGCGCGAAGCCATTACCTGGGCCTGGGAGTTTGTAAGCAAGGAACTCGAACTTCCCAAGGAAAAGCTCTGGGTCACGGTGTTCCGCGAGGATGACGAAGCTGCGGCCATCTGGGCCGAAGTTGCCGGGCTGCCCGCCGACCGCATTGTGCGCATGGGCGAAAAAGACAACTTCTGGACCATGGGCGATACCGGCCCCTGCGGCCCCTGTTCCGAAATCTACGTGGATCAGGGCGAAGATATGTCTTGCGGGCCGGACTGCGGCATCGGCAAGTGCGACTGCGACCGGTTCCTTGAAATCTGGAACCTCGTGTTCACCCAGTTTGACCAGTCTGCCGATGGTACTCGCGTGGCACTTGCCAATCCGAACATTGATACGGGCATGGGCCTTGAACGCATGGCCGCCGTTGCCCAGGGCAAGCGCTCCAACTTTGACTGCGACCTGTTTCAGGAAATCATCCAGTACGCCGCCTCGCTTGCCAATGTGAGCTACAGCTTCAGCGCGCCCGACACCAACGATGTGGATACGGCCCTGCGCGTCATTGCCGACCACAGCCGCTCGGCGGCCTTCCTTGTGGCTGGCGGCGTGCTGCCCTCCAACGAGGGCCGGGGCTATGTGCTGCGCCGCTTGATCCGCCGCGCCCTGCGCTTTGCCACGCTCATTGGCGTGAACGAACCCTTCATGTACAAGGTGGCCCGCAAGGTTACGGAAGTGATGGGCGACGCCTATCCCGAGCTGACCGAGCATGCCGACTTTATCGCCCGCGCCGTGCATGAGGAAGAACAGCGCTTCTCCCTCACCCTGCAAAAGGGTCTGGAACTGCTGGACGAAGAACTGGCGACCCTCAAGGCCGCCGGGCAGACGCAGATTCCCGGTGAATTCTGCTTCAAGCTGTACGACACTTACGGCTTCCCGCTCGACATCGTGACCGACGTTGCCGAAAAGCGCGGCTTCACCGCTGACGCCAAGGGCTTTGAAAAGCACATGGGCGAACAGCGCAAGCGCGCCCGTGAGCATCAGAAAAAAGGCGGCCTGCTGGGTCAGGCTGACGGCGTAAACGTGTTCAAACCCCTGCTGGACGCTGGCGTAACCAGCACCTTTGTGGGTTATGAGCGCCTGACTGAAACCAGCCCCCTGACCCTGCTGCTCAATGCCGCTGGCGAAGAAGTGGCCGACCTCGGCGAGGGCGATACCGGCTACGCCATTACCGCTGCCACGCCTTTTTACGGCGAGGGCGGCGGCCAGGCTGGCGATATGGGCACGCTGGCGAGCACCTCCGGCGAGGCGCGAGTGCTGACCACCCACAAACCTGCCCCCACCCTGCTGGTACATGAGATTGAAGTGACCAAGGGCGAACTGCACAAGGGCGGCGAGGCCACCCTCAAAGTGGACGCCGACCAGCGCAAATCCACGGCCCGCAACCACACCTGCACCCACCTGCTGCACGCCGCCCTGCGCCGCGCGCTGGGCACCCATGTGAAGCAGGCCGGTTCTCTGGTTGACCCGCACCGCCTGCGTTTTGACTTTTCGCACATTGCGGCCCTCACGCCCGAAGAACTGGCGGCGGTGGAGCGCGACGTGAACCGCGCCATCATGGCCGACCAGCCTGTGGCCGCAAGGGAAATGCCCGTGGCCGAAGCCATGGCAACCGGAGCAATGGCCCTGTTTGGCGAAAAATATGGCGATATTGTGCGCGTGCTCACAGTTTCCGGCGCGGAAAAAGGCGAACCTGAATCCGTGGAACTGTGCGGCGGCACACACCTTGAACGCACAGGCGAGGCCGGGGCCTTCATGATCGTTTCCGAGAGCGGCGTGGCCGCCGGCACGCGGCGCATTGAGGCCGTAACCGGCTGGAACGCCTATGCCCAGGCTGTTGAGCAGCGCGCGGAACTTGCCGCGCTTTCGGGCATACTCAAGGCGCGCCCCGGCCAGTTGGCCGAACGCGTGACCGCCCTGCAAGGCGATGTGAAAAAGCTGCGCAAGGCCTCGGAAAAGGCCGCCGCCGCTCCTGCCACCGGGGCCGATCTGGCCGCCCGCGCGCAGGACGTCAACGGAGTGCGCATGCTGGCCGCCAAACTTGATAATGTTCCTGTGAAAGCCCTGCGCGAAGTCATGGACGATGTGCGCTCGCGCCTTACCGACAATGCCGTTGTCTGCCTGGCAACGGCCGAAGACGGCAAGGTTGGGCTTTTGCTTTACGTTTCCAAAGACCTGCACGGAAAATTCACTGCTCCTGCGCTTATCAAGGACGTTGCCGCTCCCTGCGGCGGCTCCGGCGGCGGCAGACCCGACCTGGCCCAGGCGGGCGGCACAAAGGCCGATGGCATTGACGAGGCCTTTGCCGTGCTGAAACAACGCATCGAACAATAA
- the ahbD gene encoding heme b synthase yields the protein MSNHPHNMGHPGGHPGGHPGGHPAGAAGNPSSGHPDGISAPLRTLEDGSPACRLIAWEVTRSCNLACKHCRAEAHTEPYPGELSTEEAKALIDTFPQVGKPIIIFTGGDPMMRADVYELVAYAHSKGLPCAFSPNGTLITPENAQKIKDAGVNRCSISIDGPDAASHDSFRGVPGAFEASLRGIEYLKSVGVPFQINTTVTRNNLSSFKKIFELCERIGAAAWHIFLLVPMGRASGLADQVITAQEYEDVLHWLYDFRKSTNMHLKATCAPHYYRIMRQRAKEEGISVTPETFGMDALTRGCLGGTGFCFISHVGQVQPCGYLELNCGNVRETPFPQIWRESKYFLQFRDQSCYTGKCGVCEYHKVCGGCRARAHSMDGDHMGEEPLCTYIPAKLRRKENP from the coding sequence ATGAGCAATCATCCTCACAACATGGGGCACCCCGGCGGCCATCCGGGCGGGCATCCGGGCGGACACCCCGCAGGCGCTGCGGGCAATCCTTCCTCCGGGCATCCCGACGGCATATCAGCCCCTCTGCGCACTCTTGAGGACGGTAGCCCCGCCTGTCGCCTCATCGCCTGGGAAGTTACCCGCTCCTGCAACCTGGCCTGCAAGCACTGCCGTGCCGAAGCCCACACGGAGCCGTACCCCGGCGAGCTTTCTACGGAAGAAGCCAAGGCCCTCATCGATACATTCCCGCAGGTGGGCAAGCCCATCATCATCTTTACCGGCGGCGACCCCATGATGCGGGCCGACGTGTACGAGCTGGTGGCCTATGCCCACAGCAAGGGCCTGCCCTGCGCCTTTTCGCCCAACGGCACCCTCATAACCCCCGAAAACGCGCAAAAAATCAAGGATGCTGGGGTCAACCGCTGCTCCATTTCCATTGACGGGCCGGACGCCGCCAGTCATGACAGCTTCCGGGGCGTACCCGGCGCGTTTGAAGCTTCGCTGCGCGGCATCGAATACCTCAAATCCGTGGGCGTGCCCTTTCAGATCAACACCACGGTAACGCGCAACAATCTGAGCAGCTTCAAAAAAATATTCGAACTGTGCGAGCGCATCGGCGCAGCCGCATGGCACATCTTTTTGCTGGTGCCCATGGGCCGCGCCTCCGGCCTGGCCGATCAGGTCATCACCGCGCAGGAATATGAAGACGTGCTGCACTGGCTGTATGATTTCCGCAAGAGCACCAACATGCACCTCAAGGCAACCTGCGCGCCGCACTACTACCGCATCATGCGCCAGCGCGCCAAGGAGGAGGGCATCAGCGTTACACCCGAAACCTTCGGCATGGACGCGCTCACGCGCGGCTGCCTTGGCGGCACGGGCTTCTGCTTTATCAGCCACGTGGGGCAGGTGCAGCCTTGCGGCTACCTTGAACTGAACTGCGGCAACGTGCGCGAAACGCCCTTTCCACAAATATGGCGCGAGAGCAAATACTTTTTGCAGTTCCGCGACCAGTCCTGTTACACGGGCAAGTGCGGCGTGTGCGAATACCACAAGGTCTGCGGCGGCTGCCGCGCCCGCGCCCACAGCATGGACGGTGACCACATGGGTGAAGAACCTCTGTGCACCTATATTCCGGCCAAACTGCGCCGCAAGGAAAACCCCTGA